The following are from one region of the Alkalimarinus sediminis genome:
- a CDS encoding DUF2489 domain-containing protein, whose amino-acid sequence MNNGIIWAGIAIGLLAVGALISLIVKKWRIIKNAEAEKQAQEKIKQQKREELIESIKIIAICMLEEQVETSEGCIRIKVLLDHVAPELHDKAPFSIFSTMYDATKHMPTHGARKSADKALIRKLDAERFELEKTHKPAILEASKAIKDYEF is encoded by the coding sequence ATGAACAATGGAATCATTTGGGCGGGCATTGCCATAGGCCTGCTCGCGGTTGGCGCGCTGATTTCTTTAATCGTAAAAAAATGGCGAATTATTAAAAACGCTGAAGCTGAGAAGCAAGCTCAAGAGAAGATAAAACAGCAAAAAAGAGAAGAACTTATTGAGAGTATTAAGATTATCGCGATATGCATGCTAGAAGAGCAGGTCGAAACCTCAGAAGGGTGCATTCGCATTAAAGTATTGCTAGACCATGTTGCGCCGGAACTTCACGACAAAGCACCGTTTAGTATCTTCTCGACAATGTATGATGCTACAAAGCATATGCCGACTCACGGAGCGAGAAAAAGCGCCGATAAGGCGCTTATACGTAAATTAGATGCCGAACGATTCGAACTCGAGAAAACTCATAAACCAGCGATACTAGAAGCATCTAAGGCCATTAAGGATTACGAGTTCTAA
- a CDS encoding DUF1513 domain-containing protein, with protein sequence MTLSRRDFGKSLLGLSLMPGVAVSSLMPAKQGNALSSPTLFASAAKGRDNQHWLQVVDSAGRQAAKLALPTRAHQVVAHPHRPWVAVVARRPGDYIKVFDYQEEVTRFDIQAKAGYHFYGHAVFSPDGTFLVTTENDIATGQGRLVVRAAENDFVEVADYPSYGIGPHQLTFLSDQQTLVVANGGILTHPDRGREKLNLDTMKPSLDYIDVKTGTLLEKRLLDPELHQLSIRHLAVNKADQVVVVMQYQGDKMDNPPLVATHRQGEKITLLAAPEAINRSMKQYCGSVSIDATGCFAAVSSPRGDLVTIWDIEKGEYLSHFRCSDGCGIAPSADNGFIVSTGTGRFYHYDLATQTVTKIALDISPSVAWDNHLTAI encoded by the coding sequence ATGACATTAAGTCGGCGAGACTTTGGTAAATCGTTGTTGGGTTTATCGCTTATGCCAGGTGTTGCGGTTTCTTCGCTAATGCCTGCGAAACAAGGCAATGCGTTATCTTCACCCACGCTTTTTGCCAGTGCAGCCAAGGGGCGAGATAATCAACACTGGTTACAGGTTGTTGATAGTGCTGGTCGGCAGGCGGCCAAGTTAGCACTCCCAACACGGGCTCACCAAGTCGTGGCTCACCCACATCGTCCGTGGGTGGCCGTCGTTGCCAGGCGGCCGGGTGACTATATTAAGGTATTTGATTACCAAGAAGAGGTGACCCGATTTGATATACAGGCGAAAGCAGGTTATCACTTTTATGGTCACGCAGTATTCTCACCTGATGGCACGTTTTTGGTGACCACCGAAAATGATATCGCTACAGGTCAGGGTCGATTGGTGGTTCGAGCGGCCGAGAATGATTTTGTTGAAGTGGCGGATTATCCGTCATATGGAATCGGGCCTCATCAGCTTACATTTTTGTCTGATCAACAAACCCTCGTTGTCGCGAATGGCGGCATACTGACCCATCCTGATCGAGGAAGAGAGAAACTAAACCTCGATACGATGAAACCATCTCTCGACTATATCGACGTTAAAACCGGCACTTTATTAGAAAAGCGCCTGCTAGACCCAGAGTTGCACCAGTTGAGCATTCGACACTTGGCGGTTAATAAAGCTGACCAGGTTGTGGTTGTGATGCAGTATCAGGGTGACAAAATGGATAACCCACCCTTGGTCGCTACTCACCGGCAAGGTGAAAAGATAACACTGCTGGCGGCACCCGAAGCGATTAATCGGTCAATGAAGCAATATTGTGGCAGCGTTAGCATTGATGCCACGGGTTGTTTTGCAGCTGTGTCGTCTCCGAGAGGTGATCTGGTGACTATATGGGATATTGAGAAAGGGGAATATCTGAGTCATTTTAGATGCTCCGATGGATGCGGTATTGCGCCTTCAGCGGACAACGGTTTTATCGTCTCAACGGGAACTGGACGGTTTTATCATTATGACTTGGCGACTCAAACCGTCACTAAAATAGCCTTGGATATTTCGCCCTCTGTCGCATGGGACAACCACTTAACTGCAATATAA
- a CDS encoding imelysin family protein, translating into MAPIKNMMAVLVAGTIVAGCNSVETKKSDAVDQTAVLATYVEIAQANYDDSLITAKALNESIAQLLSEPTEESLNSAKAAWVAARVPYQQTEVYRFGNAAVDDWEGKVNAWPLDEGLIDYVDSSYGTESDENGFYTANIIANPTLKIGGVTVDATTIDKTLLSETLHEIDEIESNVATGYHVIEFLLWGQDLNGTNPGAGVRPATDFSLENCTGGNCDRRRAYLQAATELLIDDLQEMADSWKEGGVAQQELAAKGTEGGLATILTGMGSLAYGELAGERIKLGLMLHDPEEEHDCFSDNTHWSHFYDAKGIKNAYLGQYTRVDGSQVAGQSLSDLVKSTDAALDAEMKDALEATEKAMQAMVDEAGKGRTFDVLIGANEAAGNQIVQNVVDALVAQTKTTEKIIVALALNNIELEGSDSLDNPSSIAH; encoded by the coding sequence ATGGCGCCTATAAAGAATATGATGGCTGTGCTCGTTGCGGGAACCATCGTAGCGGGTTGTAATTCGGTTGAGACTAAAAAATCGGATGCGGTAGATCAAACAGCCGTACTGGCGACATATGTTGAGATCGCGCAAGCAAACTATGATGATTCGTTGATTACCGCTAAAGCCCTTAATGAATCTATCGCGCAGTTGTTATCAGAGCCTACTGAAGAGAGCTTGAACAGTGCAAAAGCGGCTTGGGTTGCGGCGCGTGTTCCTTACCAGCAAACAGAAGTTTACCGATTTGGTAATGCTGCGGTAGATGACTGGGAAGGTAAAGTAAATGCCTGGCCGCTAGATGAAGGTTTAATCGACTATGTTGATTCATCTTACGGGACTGAGTCTGACGAGAATGGCTTTTATACGGCCAATATTATCGCAAACCCGACCTTAAAAATTGGTGGTGTAACAGTTGATGCCACTACTATCGATAAAACACTATTGTCTGAAACGCTACATGAAATTGATGAAATAGAGTCAAATGTCGCGACCGGCTACCACGTTATTGAGTTTTTGCTATGGGGGCAGGATCTGAATGGCACTAACCCGGGTGCAGGTGTTCGACCCGCTACTGATTTCTCATTAGAAAACTGTACTGGTGGCAACTGTGATCGTCGTAGAGCCTACTTGCAAGCGGCAACAGAACTTTTGATTGATGATCTTCAAGAGATGGCAGATAGCTGGAAAGAAGGCGGCGTAGCCCAACAAGAGCTTGCAGCTAAAGGCACTGAAGGTGGTTTGGCTACTATCTTGACGGGTATGGGGAGCTTGGCTTACGGCGAGTTAGCTGGCGAGCGTATTAAGTTAGGCTTAATGCTGCATGACCCTGAAGAAGAGCATGATTGCTTCTCTGATAATACACACTGGTCTCACTTCTATGATGCAAAAGGTATTAAAAACGCATACTTAGGGCAGTACACCCGTGTTGATGGCTCTCAAGTGGCCGGTCAGAGTTTATCTGATCTTGTTAAATCAACTGATGCTGCGCTAGACGCAGAGATGAAAGACGCTCTAGAGGCGACTGAAAAAGCGATGCAGGCAATGGTTGATGAGGCTGGCAAAGGACGCACATTTGATGTACTTATTGGCGCTAACGAAGCAGCGGGTAACCAAATTGTACAAAATGTTGTAGATGCCTTGGTTGCGCAGACAAAAACAACTGAGAAAATAATTGTGGCTTTGGCGTTAAACAATATCGAGTTAGAAGGTTCTGATAGCCTTGATAACCCGTCGTCAATCGCACACTAA
- a CDS encoding di-heme oxidoredictase family protein encodes MNVDSRNLFSTPLLLLLLIVKTMVIGDAWAAIPAPTNDFSTFEPAELVPGGATTSKHRTNRHSFSHPSSNLSIEQGLNFKVGNGVFKKIWVSSPSSTTASDGLGPLYSARSCLRCHVNNGRGQPPVEGATQSRAVPLFLRLSIPPQTQQQKNLLSQHRLGFIPEPTYGSQLQGFATQGVAAEGLLKVSYTEIPMQLAGGESISLRQPHYTITDLGYGDLHPDTQYSPRIAPPMIGLGLLEAIDTQDLLQLADPEDRDGDGISGRVNRVWNIKQQAVTIGRFGWKAGAPSLEQQNGAALSGDIGIGSWMFPNPAGDCTDQQIECLNQPHGNTAQQDGLEASKTMTDLLLHYTRNLAVPMRKVADSKRALVGKQLFYKAGCTGCHTPKFVTQTNAEMPEQSNQLIWPYTDLLLHDMGEGLADNRPEFRATGREWRTPPLWGIGLTEAVSGHRNFLHDGRARSLLEAILWHGGEAEAAKQRVVNMNANERNDLIYFLETL; translated from the coding sequence ATGAACGTAGATAGTCGTAATTTGTTTTCTACACCGTTGTTGTTACTGCTTCTTATAGTCAAAACGATGGTTATTGGCGACGCATGGGCCGCCATTCCTGCTCCTACAAACGATTTCTCGACGTTTGAACCGGCTGAATTGGTGCCGGGTGGTGCAACGACCTCAAAACATCGAACTAATCGTCACTCTTTTTCTCACCCCTCCAGTAATTTGAGCATTGAACAGGGCCTTAACTTTAAAGTGGGCAATGGAGTGTTTAAAAAAATATGGGTCTCATCGCCTTCCAGCACCACGGCAAGTGATGGTCTAGGGCCGCTATATAGTGCGCGTTCATGTTTGAGATGCCATGTTAATAATGGGCGTGGTCAACCGCCTGTCGAAGGGGCCACACAGAGCCGTGCGGTGCCGTTATTTTTAAGGCTCAGTATTCCTCCGCAAACTCAACAGCAGAAAAACCTATTATCACAACATCGATTGGGTTTTATTCCCGAACCTACCTATGGCAGTCAGTTACAAGGTTTTGCTACTCAAGGTGTTGCCGCAGAAGGGCTGCTTAAAGTTAGTTATACAGAGATACCTATGCAATTAGCTGGCGGAGAGTCGATTTCTCTTCGACAGCCCCATTACACTATCACCGATTTAGGCTACGGTGATTTACATCCAGACACTCAGTACTCACCCCGTATAGCACCGCCGATGATTGGTCTGGGCTTACTTGAAGCGATAGATACTCAAGACTTGCTGCAATTGGCCGACCCAGAAGATCGTGATGGTGATGGTATTTCTGGACGTGTGAATCGGGTGTGGAATATTAAGCAGCAGGCAGTCACGATTGGGCGCTTTGGTTGGAAGGCCGGCGCACCCTCGCTTGAACAGCAGAACGGTGCTGCACTGAGTGGAGATATTGGTATTGGCTCATGGATGTTTCCTAATCCCGCAGGGGATTGCACCGACCAACAAATTGAGTGCCTCAACCAACCACACGGTAATACCGCGCAGCAGGATGGTCTAGAAGCATCCAAGACAATGACTGACCTATTACTGCACTATACCCGTAACTTAGCTGTACCCATGAGAAAAGTGGCCGACAGTAAGCGCGCATTAGTTGGTAAACAGCTATTCTATAAAGCAGGCTGTACTGGGTGTCATACACCCAAATTTGTCACGCAAACTAATGCTGAGATGCCAGAACAGTCGAACCAGCTTATTTGGCCCTATACCGACTTGTTACTGCATGACATGGGTGAAGGGCTAGCAGATAACCGACCAGAGTTCAGGGCTACCGGGCGTGAATGGCGTACACCTCCACTATGGGGTATTGGCTTGACCGAAGCTGTGAGTGGCCATCGAAATTTTTTACATGACGGCAGAGCCCGCTCATTGTTAGAGGCGATACTTTGGCACGGTGGTGAGGCTGAGGCCGCTAAACAGCGGGTAGTGAATATGAATGCCAATGAGCGAAACGATTTGATCTATTTTCTGGAGACACTTTAA
- a CDS encoding aminoacyl-tRNA deacylase and HDOD domain-containing protein, with protein sequence MIPSAVSKTIENNSGASSTAVDVSQLSLIEPQQAQQDKIVKMVLMHDVLGRMQVILPANCLLDVDTLNTRLGRDLVALAPDDLDSLRAKYSLSSIPALPGITGLPAVVDEAVLEMDSVYLESGEQGKLIQFDQNVFSDLLADARQESFAVPIASIDLNRGDTSQDLEQIHDAIKKFTYLRIQQRLEDTLEVPPLPQTAQKIIHLRVDPEAGINDLADIVESDPSLSAQVVSWASSSFYSAPGKIKSVHDAIMRVLGFDLVMNLSMGLALGRTLQLPKEQPEGYEPYWQQSMWMATATGALINMIPREHRPGFGLAYLSGLLHNFGYLVLAHVFPPHFSLMCRYIEANPHVDSAYVEHFLLGITREQVGSKLMAVWNMPEEVIIALRHQKNGEFDGVNSDFANILYIARNLLSERGLWVGPAQPIPPELYERLQLDPEKAEEAIDELIAAKDEILKMAGMLEGE encoded by the coding sequence ATGATTCCTAGTGCAGTGAGTAAAACAATTGAAAACAATAGCGGGGCGTCCTCTACCGCAGTAGATGTCTCGCAACTCTCCCTGATTGAACCTCAGCAGGCTCAACAAGATAAAATCGTTAAAATGGTGCTAATGCACGATGTGCTTGGTCGAATGCAGGTTATTCTTCCGGCAAACTGTCTACTTGATGTAGATACACTCAATACTCGCTTAGGGCGTGATTTGGTCGCGCTTGCGCCCGATGACCTTGATAGTTTAAGAGCAAAGTACAGTTTAAGTTCGATTCCTGCTCTACCTGGAATTACCGGTTTGCCGGCAGTGGTAGATGAAGCTGTGCTCGAAATGGACTCTGTATATTTAGAATCTGGCGAACAGGGCAAACTGATTCAGTTTGACCAAAATGTATTCTCCGACTTGCTAGCAGACGCGCGACAAGAGTCATTTGCCGTGCCTATTGCGAGTATTGATCTTAATCGAGGTGATACATCGCAAGATCTGGAACAGATTCATGATGCCATTAAAAAGTTCACTTACTTGCGAATTCAGCAGCGACTTGAAGACACCTTAGAGGTGCCACCTCTACCTCAAACGGCGCAGAAGATTATTCATCTGCGAGTTGACCCAGAGGCCGGTATTAATGACCTTGCAGATATTGTCGAATCTGACCCGAGTCTGTCGGCTCAAGTGGTGAGTTGGGCATCTTCTTCGTTTTACTCTGCGCCTGGAAAAATAAAATCAGTGCATGATGCCATTATGCGGGTGTTGGGTTTTGATTTGGTGATGAACTTGTCGATGGGTTTGGCATTGGGACGAACCCTTCAGCTACCCAAAGAGCAGCCTGAAGGTTATGAACCCTATTGGCAGCAGTCTATGTGGATGGCTACCGCTACCGGCGCATTGATTAATATGATCCCAAGAGAGCATCGCCCAGGGTTTGGTCTGGCGTACCTTTCGGGGCTACTTCATAACTTCGGTTATCTGGTATTGGCACACGTATTTCCTCCGCATTTCTCGCTGATGTGCCGTTATATTGAAGCCAACCCTCATGTCGATTCTGCTTATGTCGAGCACTTCTTATTGGGCATCACCCGAGAGCAGGTGGGTAGTAAGCTAATGGCAGTATGGAATATGCCTGAAGAGGTTATTATCGCGTTGAGGCACCAGAAAAATGGTGAGTTTGACGGGGTCAACTCAGACTTTGCAAATATACTCTATATTGCCCGCAACTTACTAAGCGAGCGTGGCCTATGGGTAGGGCCTGCTCAGCCAATTCCACCAGAGCTGTATGAGCGTTTGCAGTTGGACCCTGAAAAGGCCGAAGAGGCAATCGATGAGCTGATTGCCGCAAAAGATGAAATTCTGAAAATGGCCGGTATGTTAGAGGGTGAATAA
- a CDS encoding cytochrome-c peroxidase gives MRIGTLFISLALFLNSHVLSADPVEDESQISSIEKLGEALFFDVDLSQNRTQACATCHMPSAGFADMRANVVNGAVSLGDDGKSLGDRNAPTASYARFSPLFHKNSEGQYVGGQFLDGREADLKGQAGGPPLNPIEMGMPDKPAVVARLLEKPEYEKAFKQFYGEDIFVDVDKIYDALTESIAAFEKTDQFAPFDSKYDRYLRGEYQLTPQEDLGMTLFFSQQFTNCNLCHQLKRQPAAQQETFSNYQYHNIGVPVNSAVRAVNGVAADYVDEGLLNNPQVDDVKERGKFKVPTLRNVAVTGPYMHNGVFSDLETVVLFYNKYNSRSAKRQINPETGEAWKAPEIADNISLEELKTGPALDDKRVDALVAFMRLLTDKKYEYLLDRGK, from the coding sequence ATGCGTATTGGTACTCTTTTTATTTCGTTAGCATTATTCCTGAATAGTCATGTTTTAAGCGCAGACCCTGTTGAGGATGAATCTCAAATCTCATCTATCGAAAAGTTGGGTGAGGCGCTATTTTTTGATGTTGACCTTTCTCAGAATCGAACTCAGGCATGCGCGACATGTCATATGCCAAGTGCAGGGTTTGCGGATATGAGGGCTAATGTTGTCAATGGTGCGGTGTCGTTAGGCGATGATGGAAAATCCTTAGGTGATCGCAATGCGCCCACAGCCTCTTATGCGCGTTTCTCCCCCTTATTTCATAAAAATTCAGAGGGGCAATATGTAGGCGGTCAGTTTCTTGATGGTCGAGAAGCTGATCTCAAAGGGCAGGCTGGAGGGCCGCCTTTAAACCCTATTGAAATGGGGATGCCAGATAAGCCTGCTGTAGTGGCGCGTTTACTCGAAAAACCAGAATATGAGAAAGCGTTTAAACAGTTTTATGGTGAAGATATATTTGTTGATGTAGACAAAATTTATGATGCCTTAACAGAAAGTATCGCTGCATTTGAAAAGACAGACCAGTTTGCGCCATTCGACTCTAAATATGATCGCTACCTGAGAGGGGAGTACCAGTTGACCCCCCAAGAAGACTTGGGTATGACGCTGTTTTTCTCCCAACAGTTTACTAACTGCAATCTTTGTCATCAGTTGAAGCGCCAACCGGCAGCACAGCAAGAGACCTTTAGTAATTATCAGTACCACAATATAGGTGTACCAGTGAACAGTGCGGTACGTGCCGTTAATGGTGTGGCGGCTGACTATGTTGATGAAGGGCTATTAAATAACCCTCAGGTAGACGATGTTAAAGAGCGCGGTAAGTTTAAAGTGCCTACTCTACGCAATGTAGCGGTAACAGGGCCCTATATGCATAACGGTGTGTTTAGTGACTTAGAAACAGTGGTGCTGTTTTATAATAAATATAACAGTCGAAGTGCGAAAAGGCAGATTAACCCAGAAACAGGTGAAGCATGGAAGGCTCCAGAAATTGCAGATAATATTTCACTTGAAGAGTTAAAAACAGGCCCTGCTCTCGATGATAAGCGAGTTGATGCGCTAGTGGCCTTTATGCGGCTATTAACTGATAAGAAGTATGAATATTTACTCGACAGAGGAAAATGA
- a CDS encoding imelysin family protein produces MKNNNLSSAIQCRINVRALLMLLGCLWLQPVFAEPTNEQWHAFNLAVIDKHITPRYQQLAAHADELLLANTALCRNLDEASLATSKKAYNLTMDAWQGIQHIRFGPVEIMMRNFSLQYWPDKKNHIGKHLDRLISSHDEVLLDGDGFYRLGISVKGLPAIERLLYGNDALAKLKADPFRCKVNVRISAYIAEVGRDIVTEWGTVMRPHFVNINSEDDYFEEELEASILILKALVEPLEVIRDLKIDRPLGKSAKKVNYKRLESWRSARSLRNIELNIAALDELFSGDGSKNDQASVQHLLKPDEAKAIAAQFKALEAQLKSIASPLKDSIRTEEGRKSLLETSDMITRLHDNLEKTLAANGIHLGFNSRDGD; encoded by the coding sequence ATGAAAAATAATAACCTGAGTAGCGCTATTCAGTGCCGCATCAATGTTCGAGCGTTACTAATGTTATTAGGGTGTTTATGGCTTCAGCCAGTGTTTGCTGAACCCACCAATGAGCAGTGGCATGCATTTAATTTAGCGGTGATCGACAAACATATCACGCCTCGCTATCAACAGTTGGCAGCCCATGCTGATGAGCTGCTATTAGCCAACACAGCACTTTGCCGAAACCTCGATGAAGCCTCTTTGGCAACATCAAAGAAAGCATACAACCTAACTATGGATGCTTGGCAGGGTATTCAGCATATTCGATTTGGCCCTGTCGAAATCATGATGCGTAATTTTAGTCTGCAATATTGGCCCGATAAAAAGAACCACATTGGTAAGCACTTAGATCGATTAATATCGAGTCATGACGAAGTACTGCTTGATGGTGACGGCTTTTATCGTTTGGGTATTAGCGTAAAAGGGCTGCCGGCCATTGAGCGGCTTCTTTATGGGAACGATGCATTGGCCAAATTAAAAGCTGATCCTTTTCGTTGTAAGGTCAATGTTCGCATATCAGCTTATATTGCCGAGGTGGGGCGCGATATTGTAACCGAGTGGGGAACCGTAATGCGTCCACACTTTGTAAATATCAATAGCGAAGATGATTACTTTGAAGAGGAGCTAGAAGCCTCAATTTTGATACTTAAAGCATTGGTCGAGCCATTAGAGGTGATACGTGACTTAAAAATTGATCGCCCACTTGGGAAGTCGGCCAAGAAAGTGAACTATAAGCGGTTAGAGTCATGGCGCAGTGCTCGTTCACTACGAAATATTGAGCTCAATATAGCGGCGTTAGATGAGTTGTTCTCTGGAGATGGCTCCAAAAACGATCAGGCCAGCGTGCAACACTTGTTAAAACCAGATGAGGCCAAAGCGATTGCGGCTCAGTTTAAGGCTCTTGAAGCACAGCTAAAAAGCATTGCCAGCCCGCTTAAAGACAGCATTCGCACCGAAGAGGGAAGAAAGTCGCTGTTAGAGACCTCCGATATGATCACCCGCCTACATGATAATTTAGAAAAAACGCTTGCTGCGAATGGTATTCATCTAGGGTTTAACAGTCGAGATGGTGACTAA